One Desulfovibrio fairfieldensis genomic window carries:
- a CDS encoding vWA domain-containing protein: MRMSVRLWPALLAALCLSLAAMAVQAEPSPASVSPLLQQGKKSLFQRVVSHPGARLLAEPKADAKVLQEAVVPFTVLYVYARKDAWLQVGPSTTQPAGWLEAAKATDWNQSLTLLFTPRTGRDPVLFFKTEQDLNALCSAADMEKRLGTLLSAAAQAAKGGTVPADLPIVASEPEGSQGAVSEKRFYLMPILAMQDPFDGVKFLRVASIDPGDYAKNKNGGKNGPPKTGIALVIDTSISMKPYIEQSLNVVRQIYDKIETDKMADNVGFAVVAFRSSTTATPGLEYVSKVVSDFATAKNRKSLEDKLAQVREAAVSSHDFNEDSLAGVYKAVEALNWGDYSSRLILLITDAGPLKNGDKYASVTMGVNELNDFARQKGIWITVLHIKSPGGAKNYGYAEQSYRALSKLSGNRSNYQAVAAPTPAEGARQFAAVAKALATGMVDMVKNTAAGKIMTRPKDETPQQATPEQRAEQLAATLGYAMQLEYLGRARENQAPSVVNSWIADMDLKRLAKHEQSPSVEVAVLLTKNQLNDLSAQLKAIIDNAERTKKTDSRDFFQGILSASTRMARDPNLPTQGKNLAELGVLSEFLDGLPYKSDIMLLREEDWYRMSIGEQTAFINRLKSRLARYEEYDRDRANWESFGQPNAGDWVYRVPLNMLP, translated from the coding sequence ATGCGTATGTCCGTCCGTCTGTGGCCGGCGTTGCTTGCGGCCTTGTGTCTGAGTCTGGCCGCCATGGCGGTTCAGGCCGAGCCGTCTCCGGCTTCCGTCAGCCCGTTGCTGCAACAGGGCAAAAAAAGCCTTTTCCAGCGGGTGGTCAGCCATCCGGGGGCCAGACTGCTGGCAGAACCCAAGGCCGACGCCAAGGTGCTGCAGGAAGCGGTCGTCCCCTTTACCGTGCTCTATGTCTATGCCCGCAAGGACGCATGGTTGCAGGTGGGTCCCTCCACCACCCAGCCTGCCGGGTGGCTGGAGGCCGCCAAAGCCACGGACTGGAACCAGTCCCTGACCCTGCTGTTCACCCCGCGCACGGGACGCGACCCGGTGCTCTTTTTCAAAACCGAGCAGGATCTCAATGCCCTCTGCTCGGCCGCCGACATGGAGAAACGCCTGGGTACACTGCTGTCCGCCGCGGCCCAGGCCGCCAAGGGGGGAACGGTTCCCGCCGACCTGCCCATTGTGGCCAGCGAGCCCGAGGGAAGTCAGGGGGCCGTTTCGGAAAAGCGTTTTTATCTCATGCCCATTCTGGCCATGCAGGACCCCTTTGACGGAGTAAAATTCCTGCGCGTGGCCTCCATTGACCCCGGCGACTATGCGAAAAACAAGAACGGCGGCAAAAACGGGCCGCCCAAAACCGGCATAGCCCTGGTCATCGATACATCTATTTCCATGAAGCCCTATATTGAGCAGAGCCTCAATGTGGTCCGCCAGATCTACGACAAGATTGAAACGGACAAGATGGCCGACAATGTGGGCTTCGCGGTGGTCGCGTTTCGCAGCAGCACCACAGCCACGCCCGGTCTGGAATATGTGTCCAAAGTGGTCAGCGACTTCGCTACGGCCAAAAACCGCAAGAGTCTGGAGGACAAACTGGCCCAGGTGCGAGAGGCCGCGGTTTCCAGCCACGACTTTAACGAAGACTCTCTGGCCGGGGTGTACAAGGCCGTGGAAGCCCTGAACTGGGGCGATTATTCCTCGCGTCTGATCCTCCTGATCACCGACGCGGGCCCCCTGAAAAACGGGGATAAATACGCCTCGGTGACAATGGGCGTCAACGAGCTCAACGACTTTGCACGCCAGAAAGGCATCTGGATTACGGTGCTGCATATCAAAAGCCCTGGCGGCGCCAAAAATTACGGCTACGCCGAGCAGAGCTACCGCGCCCTGAGCAAACTTTCCGGCAACCGCTCCAACTACCAGGCCGTGGCCGCGCCCACCCCGGCGGAGGGCGCGCGCCAGTTCGCGGCCGTGGCCAAGGCCCTGGCCACCGGCATGGTGGACATGGTCAAGAATACGGCCGCCGGCAAGATCATGACCCGCCCCAAGGATGAAACGCCGCAGCAGGCCACGCCCGAGCAGCGGGCGGAGCAACTGGCCGCTACCCTGGGGTACGCCATGCAACTGGAATATCTGGGCCGCGCGCGCGAGAACCAGGCCCCCAGCGTGGTCAATTCCTGGATCGCGGATATGGACCTCAAGCGGCTGGCCAAACATGAACAGAGCCCCAGCGTGGAAGTGGCCGTACTGCTGACCAAGAACCAGCTCAACGACCTCAGCGCGCAGCTCAAGGCCATTATCGACAATGCCGAACGCACCAAGAAGACCGACTCGCGCGATTTTTTCCAGGGCATTCTTTCGGCTTCCACGCGCATGGCCCGCGATCCCAATCTGCCCACGCAGGGCAAGAACCTGGCCGAGTTGGGCGTGTTGTCCGAATTCCTGGACGGCCTGCCCTACAAGAGCGACATCATGCTGCTGCGCGAAGAGGACTGGTACCGCATGAGCATCGGCGAGCAGACGGCCTTCATCAACCGCCTCAAGTCCCGTCTGGCCCGCTACGAGGAGTATGACCGGGACCGCGCCAACTGGGAGAGCTTCGGCCAGCCCAACGCCGGAGACTGGGTCTACCGCGTGCCCCTGAACATGCTGCCGTAG
- a CDS encoding virulence factor SrfB — MDAIPRYLSPVSIIPGGCPQFLDFALPEEAIHRLRRYFREEKKQEGDAGGRYTHHLRCLVETENGFVDQLTGQPCDYDYDMDARRALDVWEGHWLPIPFLRTLDQLWPDGGRRFECGPSNWARARIMRSEQHPGRLRVVLAFDTNVEPRPAEGEEYYALSPQDVAAHGHFMLACQVRDNSWFLNAAWVDEWLSGIYSAWRQGKHHGRGSWQEETPYVLEHLASYLTWLEVVRLALDDLAAQVINPDRDTPVDVDLILDIGNSRTTGILVETLPQRVTNLNDSYLLELRDLSQPDRIYAEPFETRVEFVDAAFGNDALSRRSGRQSPAFAWPAAVRIGPEAARLATQAVCAEGTTGMSSPKRYLWDERPWQQSWRYNTGGKAEPMVSRGLFARQLNPQGTPLACFDDPLFKKSPALQKQQAEPIFESLFTRSSLMLFMMGEILTQALVTINSPATRARRELPNLPRRLRRLIFTVPTAMPVAEKRIFRRWVLWAVRVVWDALGWGQWYLPQQQNKGQSGDYRLSPQVRCDWDEASCSQLVLLYNELAVKQHGDAHHLFRLMGKPRAAYGNHPCVRVASIDIGGGTTDLSITTYELASGEGDTARIVPHTEFRDGFNIAGDEVLREVVANHVIPAIGEALVKQGLAEPRGLLGQLFGRDAIGMSQEERNTRVRLVRQIAVPVALGLLAACENPDMRDDSYSCVLGDFFEPDPLAAATAAPSPDDEGGGGFTPVVRAPRPQAAILRAVDHLVRRAAPFIQNFNILDVPIQVRPRAVDATIRATLGPTLSALCELVHLYDSDVLLLTGRPSAWQGVIAPVLAKLPVPPDRIIPMRQYHVGSWYPFADALGRITDPKTTVVVGAILCALADGHLEGFSFDSGALHLTSTARYIGEMDINSQLKRPKVWFEVDVESKDGTEQSRQVAFSGPLSIGYRQLDTERWPTTRYHLLAFASEEARSRASGRLPYTVEVRLRVEDVWDDAPRTDDDKERRSEGEFSIDAITDNQGRSVDRRDLEIRLQTLKLDEGYWLDTGIVTDAG, encoded by the coding sequence ATGGACGCCATTCCCCGTTATCTCTCGCCCGTCAGCATCATTCCCGGCGGCTGCCCGCAGTTTCTGGATTTCGCCCTCCCGGAGGAAGCCATCCACCGCCTGCGCCGCTATTTCCGCGAGGAAAAAAAGCAGGAGGGCGACGCCGGGGGCCGCTATACCCACCATCTGCGTTGCCTGGTGGAAACGGAAAACGGCTTTGTGGACCAGTTGACCGGCCAGCCCTGCGACTACGACTACGACATGGACGCCCGCCGCGCCCTGGACGTCTGGGAAGGACACTGGCTGCCCATTCCCTTTCTGCGCACCCTGGACCAGCTCTGGCCCGACGGCGGCAGGCGCTTTGAATGCGGCCCCTCCAACTGGGCGCGGGCCAGAATCATGCGTTCGGAGCAGCATCCCGGCCGGTTGCGCGTCGTACTGGCTTTTGACACCAACGTGGAGCCGCGTCCCGCCGAAGGAGAGGAATATTACGCCCTTTCGCCGCAGGACGTGGCGGCCCACGGACATTTCATGCTGGCCTGTCAGGTGCGCGACAATTCCTGGTTCCTCAACGCTGCCTGGGTGGATGAATGGCTTTCCGGCATTTACAGCGCCTGGCGGCAGGGCAAACACCACGGGCGCGGCTCCTGGCAGGAGGAAACGCCCTATGTTCTTGAACACCTGGCCAGCTATCTGACCTGGCTGGAAGTGGTGCGCCTGGCTCTCGACGATCTGGCCGCCCAAGTCATCAATCCGGACCGCGACACACCGGTGGATGTGGACCTGATTCTGGATATCGGCAATTCCCGCACCACGGGCATACTGGTGGAAACCCTGCCCCAGCGCGTCACCAATCTCAATGACAGCTATCTGCTGGAATTGCGTGATCTCAGCCAGCCCGACCGGATCTACGCCGAGCCCTTTGAAACCCGCGTCGAATTTGTGGACGCGGCTTTCGGCAACGACGCCCTTTCCCGGCGTTCGGGCCGCCAGAGCCCGGCCTTTGCCTGGCCTGCGGCCGTGCGTATCGGGCCGGAGGCCGCGCGCCTGGCAACCCAGGCCGTCTGCGCTGAAGGCACCACCGGCATGTCCAGCCCCAAACGCTATCTCTGGGACGAGCGCCCCTGGCAGCAGAGCTGGCGCTACAACACCGGCGGCAAGGCCGAGCCCATGGTCAGCCGCGGGCTGTTCGCCCGCCAGCTCAATCCCCAAGGCACGCCCCTGGCCTGCTTTGACGATCCGCTGTTCAAGAAAAGCCCTGCCCTGCAAAAACAACAGGCCGAGCCCATTTTTGAGTCCCTGTTCACCCGTTCGTCCCTGATGCTCTTTATGATGGGCGAGATCCTCACCCAGGCCCTGGTGACCATCAATTCCCCGGCCACCCGGGCACGGCGGGAACTGCCCAATCTGCCCCGGCGACTGCGGCGGCTGATTTTCACCGTGCCCACGGCCATGCCCGTGGCGGAAAAACGCATTTTCCGCCGCTGGGTGCTCTGGGCCGTGAGGGTGGTCTGGGACGCCCTGGGCTGGGGCCAATGGTATCTGCCCCAGCAACAGAACAAGGGCCAGAGCGGAGATTACCGCCTGAGCCCGCAGGTGCGTTGCGACTGGGACGAAGCCAGTTGTTCGCAGCTGGTCCTGCTCTACAATGAGCTGGCCGTCAAACAGCACGGCGACGCCCACCATCTTTTCCGGCTGATGGGCAAACCGCGTGCCGCCTACGGCAATCATCCCTGCGTGCGCGTTGCCTCCATCGACATCGGCGGCGGCACCACGGATCTCTCCATTACCACCTATGAGCTGGCCAGCGGCGAGGGCGACACGGCCCGTATCGTGCCGCATACGGAATTCCGCGACGGCTTTAATATCGCGGGTGATGAAGTTTTACGTGAAGTTGTCGCAAATCACGTCATCCCGGCCATCGGCGAAGCTCTGGTCAAGCAGGGCCTGGCGGAACCGCGCGGACTGCTGGGCCAGCTGTTCGGACGCGACGCCATCGGCATGTCCCAGGAGGAACGAAATACCCGCGTGCGCCTGGTGCGCCAGATCGCCGTGCCCGTGGCTCTGGGCCTGCTGGCCGCCTGCGAGAATCCGGACATGCGGGACGACAGTTACAGCTGCGTTCTGGGCGACTTTTTTGAGCCGGATCCTTTGGCCGCGGCCACCGCCGCTCCTTCCCCGGATGACGAAGGTGGCGGCGGCTTCACTCCGGTCGTACGCGCTCCCCGGCCTCAGGCCGCCATTTTGCGTGCCGTGGATCACCTGGTGCGCCGCGCGGCGCCCTTCATCCAAAACTTTAATATTCTCGACGTGCCCATTCAGGTCCGCCCGCGCGCGGTGGACGCCACTATCCGCGCCACCCTGGGTCCCACCCTGTCCGCGCTCTGCGAATTGGTCCATTTGTACGACAGTGATGTGCTTCTGCTCACAGGACGCCCCAGCGCCTGGCAGGGCGTCATCGCGCCGGTGCTCGCCAAGCTGCCCGTGCCGCCGGACAGGATCATTCCCATGCGCCAGTATCATGTGGGCAGCTGGTATCCTTTTGCCGACGCCCTGGGTCGAATCACGGACCCCAAAACCACGGTTGTGGTGGGGGCCATTCTCTGCGCCCTGGCCGACGGCCATTTGGAGGGCTTTTCCTTTGATTCCGGTGCGTTGCACCTGACATCCACAGCCCGTTATATCGGCGAGATGGACATCAACAGCCAGCTCAAACGTCCCAAGGTCTGGTTTGAGGTGGATGTGGAAAGCAAGGACGGCACGGAACAGAGCCGCCAGGTGGCTTTCAGCGGCCCGCTGTCCATCGGCTACCGCCAGCTGGACACCGAACGCTGGCCCACCACGCGTTATCACTTGTTGGCTTTTGCCAGCGAGGAGGCCCGCTCCCGCGCTTCCGGGCGGTTGCCCTACACGGTGGAAGTACGCCTGCGCGTGGAGGACGTCTGGGATGACGCCCCGCGCACGGACGACGACAAGGAACGCCGTAGCGAAGGCGAATTCAGCATTGATGCCATTACGGACAACCAAGGCCGTAGCGTGGACCGCCGCGATCTGGAAATCCGTCTGCAAACCCTGAAACTGGACGAAGGCTACTGGCTGGATACCGGCATTGTGACCGACGCCGGCTAA
- a CDS encoding virulence factor SrfC family protein, whose product MQQQDTDLARLCRDLAKESRQAVAWLQDNCELVGNECAALQKDMRHAARFFHKCEQAARRKMCVGVFGPSQSGKSYLISALARDAKGSLLADFGGKSYDFITQINPEGGKESTGLVTRFTTTPPEGLSEGFPIRLRLLTETDVARVLANTYYADCEHKEAPQPEALTAALDALEVRAAQSPVSAGALSGDDLEDLRDYINKNFSSRPRVQMLQKGFWLRAVELAPRLGLEDRAQLLGLIWDNVPQFQSLYLQLCGALRDLGNPAEAGCPIEALIPRKTSIIDVALLHGLSEPATDMLTILGTEGRKASLPRAVVTALTAEITIHMREKPDDFFDHTDLLDFPGYRSRLKLENLNQELERPGTLENLFLRGKVAYLFERYCEEKELTSMLLCIGPGNQEVQDLPRAVYEWICSTHGENPAHRAGKAPALFFVLTKMDMEFEKKKGTPSVETRWTTRLQSSLLDFFGKQHDWPENWDGSHPFNNVFLLRNPNFRSEAIFSFDGDKESGIRPEQTLYVEEVRQAFLQSPLVQRHVAEPEIVWQAAMTLNDGGVALLRERLRPLCNPELKRRQITVSLDEKREQVLTKLTPFYKSDDREELRRRQEQLSHTLVALLARLAEKQLFGEFLRALQVRDFDLYEICFRAGQSPEQGAASVAPAPVVGARVSADDILGDIFGDAQAVSAASAIQEEDRARDTAAIFANLALEHWIGRLRDLAGDAEARNYFGLPAKELDQFCHELITAAARCKLRQNLETELRRSSAYSNMARERLVWKQVSLAADAINAFVDWLGFDPRFKDQAARTVLFGGKSVSLFNPPPVITGEPHIAEEESPYDRLWYTDWLRALAYSVTANVDFDGRQTVNPEQNNRLRDILRAFKE is encoded by the coding sequence ATGCAGCAGCAGGATACCGATCTGGCTCGGCTTTGTCGCGATCTGGCAAAGGAATCCCGCCAGGCCGTGGCTTGGCTTCAGGACAATTGCGAACTGGTGGGCAACGAATGCGCGGCCCTGCAAAAGGACATGCGCCATGCCGCCCGCTTTTTTCACAAATGCGAGCAGGCCGCGCGCCGCAAAATGTGCGTGGGCGTTTTTGGTCCCAGCCAGTCCGGCAAATCCTATCTTATTTCGGCTCTGGCCCGCGATGCCAAAGGCTCCTTGCTGGCGGACTTCGGGGGCAAGTCCTATGATTTCATCACCCAGATCAATCCCGAGGGCGGCAAGGAATCCACCGGCCTGGTGACCCGCTTCACCACAACGCCGCCCGAAGGTTTGAGCGAAGGTTTTCCCATCCGCCTGCGTCTGCTTACGGAGACGGACGTGGCCCGCGTGCTGGCCAACACCTATTACGCCGATTGCGAACACAAGGAAGCCCCGCAGCCCGAAGCCCTGACAGCGGCCCTGGACGCCCTGGAAGTCCGCGCCGCCCAATCTCCTGTCAGCGCGGGCGCGCTGAGCGGCGATGACCTGGAAGACTTAAGGGATTACATTAACAAAAATTTCAGTTCCCGGCCGCGCGTACAGATGCTGCAAAAAGGATTCTGGCTGCGAGCTGTGGAACTGGCTCCGCGCCTGGGCCTGGAAGACAGGGCGCAACTGCTGGGCCTGATCTGGGACAATGTGCCGCAATTTCAGAGCCTCTATCTGCAACTCTGCGGCGCGCTGCGCGATCTGGGCAATCCGGCGGAAGCAGGATGTCCCATTGAGGCCCTGATTCCGCGCAAGACCAGCATCATCGACGTGGCCCTGCTGCACGGACTCAGCGAACCCGCCACGGACATGCTGACGATTCTGGGAACCGAGGGCCGCAAGGCCTCGCTGCCGCGCGCGGTGGTCACGGCCCTGACCGCTGAAATCACTATCCACATGCGCGAAAAGCCGGACGACTTCTTTGACCACACCGACCTGCTGGACTTCCCCGGCTACCGTTCGCGCCTGAAACTCGAAAATCTCAATCAGGAGCTGGAACGACCCGGCACGCTGGAAAACCTCTTTCTGCGCGGCAAGGTGGCCTACCTTTTCGAGCGCTACTGCGAGGAAAAGGAACTCACCAGCATGCTGCTCTGCATCGGACCCGGCAATCAGGAGGTACAGGACCTGCCTCGCGCCGTGTACGAATGGATCTGCTCCACTCACGGCGAAAACCCGGCCCACCGTGCGGGCAAAGCCCCGGCTCTCTTCTTTGTGCTGACCAAGATGGACATGGAGTTTGAAAAGAAAAAGGGCACGCCCTCCGTGGAAACGCGCTGGACCACGCGCCTGCAATCCTCCCTTCTGGACTTCTTCGGCAAACAGCACGACTGGCCGGAAAACTGGGACGGCAGCCATCCTTTCAATAATGTCTTTCTGCTGCGCAATCCCAATTTCCGCAGCGAAGCCATTTTCAGCTTTGACGGCGACAAGGAGAGCGGCATCCGCCCGGAACAGACACTGTACGTGGAAGAGGTGCGTCAGGCCTTTTTGCAGTCGCCCCTGGTCCAGCGCCATGTGGCCGAGCCGGAAATTGTCTGGCAGGCGGCCATGACCCTCAATGACGGCGGCGTGGCCCTGCTGCGCGAAAGACTGCGTCCGCTCTGCAATCCCGAGCTCAAACGCCGCCAGATCACGGTCAGCCTGGACGAAAAACGCGAGCAGGTCCTGACCAAGCTCACCCCCTTTTATAAAAGCGACGACCGCGAGGAATTGCGCCGTCGGCAGGAACAGCTTTCGCACACCCTTGTGGCCTTGCTGGCCCGGCTGGCGGAGAAGCAGCTTTTCGGCGAATTTCTGCGCGCCCTGCAGGTGCGGGACTTTGACCTCTATGAAATCTGCTTCCGGGCCGGACAAAGCCCGGAGCAGGGGGCGGCTTCCGTCGCGCCCGCGCCGGTGGTAGGCGCGCGGGTTTCCGCCGACGACATTCTGGGCGACATTTTCGGCGACGCCCAGGCAGTATCGGCGGCATCCGCAATACAAGAAGAGGACCGCGCCCGCGACACGGCCGCCATTTTCGCCAATCTGGCGCTGGAGCACTGGATCGGGCGGTTACGCGATCTGGCCGGTGATGCGGAGGCCCGCAACTATTTCGGCCTGCCCGCCAAGGAGCTGGACCAGTTCTGCCACGAACTGATCACGGCCGCCGCACGCTGCAAGCTGCGCCAAAACCTGGAAACCGAACTGCGGCGAAGTTCCGCCTACAGCAATATGGCCCGCGAACGTCTGGTCTGGAAGCAGGTCAGCCTGGCAGCCGACGCCATCAACGCCTTTGTGGACTGGCTGGGCTTTGACCCGCGCTTCAAGGATCAGGCGGCGCGTACAGTTTTGTTCGGCGGCAAAAGCGTCAGCCTGTTCAATCCGCCGCCGGTCATCACGGGCGAGCCGCATATCGCGGAAGAAGAATCGCCCTATGACCGCCTCTGGTATACGGACTGGTTGCGGGCCCTGGCCTACAGCGTGACGGCCAATGTGGACTTTGACGGCCGACAGACCGTCAACCCGGAACAAAACAACCGCCTGCGTGATATTTTGCGGGCGTTCAAGGAATAG
- a CDS encoding ABC transporter permease has protein sequence MRTVARACLLALRDYAHEGLLSACSVLGLAAVLTPLLVLYGVKFGVVQTLTDRLLEDPRTLEISPVTSGHYTPDYLARLAAHPDVSFVLPRTRSIAATMDLSHGEGQARKTLVASLEPTAPGDPLLARYHATVPALPTAGGKSNADGDAASPALTPIGVALSATAAEKLGVRQGDPLLGRVERRYQGQVQSARVPLRVVAVLPLAAQQKDVAYVPLPLLEAAEDFRDGRAVPELGAGNGWTGEPRPDGPRVYPGFRLYARNMAAVSSLRQGFARQKLDVYTHAEEIEQVSTLARALNLIFGLICAAAAAGFLASTASSALAGVKRKERILGLLRLTGFATGALMLFPLMQALLTALLGTTLAAGIYAVAAAVINHLFAASLNGMEQVCRLLPEHFLLAFALVAGLSLLAALGPALRAARVEPSEVIRDV, from the coding sequence ATGCGGACAGTCGCCCGCGCCTGCCTGCTGGCGCTCAGGGATTATGCCCATGAAGGTCTGCTGTCGGCCTGTTCCGTGCTGGGACTGGCCGCCGTACTCACGCCGCTGCTGGTGCTTTACGGGGTCAAGTTCGGCGTGGTCCAGACCCTTACGGACCGCCTGCTGGAGGACCCGCGCACGCTGGAAATCTCGCCCGTGACCAGCGGACATTATACGCCCGACTATCTGGCCCGCCTGGCCGCGCACCCGGATGTGAGCTTTGTGCTGCCGCGTACCCGCTCCATTGCCGCCACCATGGATCTCAGCCACGGCGAGGGGCAGGCGCGTAAAACTCTGGTGGCCTCTCTGGAACCCACAGCCCCCGGCGACCCCCTTCTGGCCCGCTACCATGCGACCGTCCCGGCTCTGCCCACAGCCGGGGGAAAAAGTAATGCGGACGGCGATGCAGCGTCCCCGGCCCTCACGCCCATCGGCGTGGCGCTTTCCGCCACCGCCGCTGAAAAGCTGGGTGTGCGCCAGGGCGACCCGCTGCTGGGGCGGGTGGAACGCCGCTATCAGGGACAGGTGCAGAGCGCCCGCGTGCCCCTGCGGGTAGTTGCCGTGCTGCCCCTGGCGGCGCAGCAGAAAGATGTGGCCTATGTGCCCCTGCCTCTGCTGGAAGCCGCCGAGGACTTCCGCGACGGGCGCGCCGTGCCGGAGTTGGGCGCGGGCAACGGCTGGACGGGCGAGCCCCGGCCCGACGGCCCGCGCGTGTATCCCGGCTTCCGCCTGTACGCCCGCAACATGGCGGCGGTGAGCAGCCTGCGCCAGGGCTTTGCCCGGCAAAAGCTGGACGTGTATACCCACGCCGAGGAAATTGAGCAGGTCAGCACCCTGGCCCGGGCCCTGAATCTGATCTTCGGCCTGATCTGCGCGGCGGCGGCCGCCGGTTTTCTGGCCTCCACAGCCAGCAGCGCCCTGGCCGGAGTCAAACGCAAGGAACGGATTCTGGGTCTGTTGCGGCTCACGGGCTTTGCCACGGGCGCGCTGATGCTCTTTCCCCTGATGCAGGCTCTGCTCACCGCCCTGCTGGGCACGACCCTGGCCGCGGGCATCTACGCCGTGGCCGCTGCGGTCATCAACCATCTTTTCGCCGCCAGCCTCAACGGCATGGAGCAGGTCTGCCGCTTGCTGCCAGAGCATTTTCTGCTGGCCTTCGCCCTGGTGGCCGGGCTTTCCCTGCTGGCAGCCCTGGGACCAGCCCTGCGCGCCGCGCGCGTGGAACCTTCGGAGGTGATCCGCGATGTCTGA
- a CDS encoding sel1 repeat family protein codes for MRATITADPSRGPGYGIIEIHDAGNVSAPAFVLRRGSDGKTLSSGGWQESETALTPDAWDNDGGSLRLAVGPAVVDEMDNLDAYRISLTGAGACVLVVQNLVYSHISGGQGVGVYAPPTEPLQAVPETEPTVEEHEPEPEESPEPAPVPEPVVTEPPLRMAREPGEGKSGKGGLLVGLALLVLVIGVAVWWFMLRTPEKPPLPSAPTAAQNQTAPAASANQSPLAAAREQLRGEARPEMSLALAKPMRKAGAGAEESDAAFLLLEDAAQKGNAEAMLLVGQFYDPVSSLPRGSIPVDMGQAKHWYEQARQKGQAEAANALDSLRIHVQAEADKGNAEARSLLQNWN; via the coding sequence ATGCGCGCCACAATCACAGCGGACCCTTCGCGCGGTCCCGGTTACGGCATTATTGAAATCCACGACGCGGGCAATGTGTCCGCCCCCGCTTTCGTGCTGCGCCGGGGCTCGGACGGCAAAACCCTTTCCAGCGGCGGCTGGCAGGAAAGCGAAACGGCGCTCACGCCCGACGCCTGGGACAATGACGGCGGCAGCCTGCGCCTGGCCGTGGGCCCGGCCGTGGTCGATGAGATGGACAATCTGGACGCCTACCGCATCAGCCTGACCGGCGCGGGGGCCTGTGTACTGGTGGTTCAGAATCTGGTTTATTCGCATATCAGCGGCGGCCAGGGCGTGGGCGTCTATGCGCCGCCGACCGAGCCTTTGCAGGCCGTGCCGGAAACAGAGCCCACAGTGGAAGAACACGAACCGGAGCCGGAGGAAAGTCCGGAACCGGCTCCCGTCCCGGAGCCTGTTGTTACTGAGCCTCCCTTGCGGATGGCCCGGGAACCGGGTGAGGGAAAAAGCGGTAAGGGCGGCCTGCTGGTCGGCCTTGCGCTGCTTGTGCTGGTGATAGGCGTCGCTGTGTGGTGGTTTATGCTGCGCACACCGGAAAAACCGCCTCTGCCGTCAGCCCCCACGGCGGCCCAGAACCAGACAGCACCCGCCGCATCCGCAAATCAATCTCCCCTGGCCGCCGCCCGCGAACAATTGCGCGGCGAAGCCCGGCCTGAAATGAGTCTGGCCCTGGCCAAACCCATGCGCAAGGCCGGAGCCGGAGCGGAAGAAAGCGACGCGGCCTTTCTGCTGTTGGAAGACGCGGCCCAGAAGGGCAATGCCGAGGCCATGCTGCTGGTGGGGCAATTTTATGACCCGGTCAGCTCCTTGCCGCGCGGCAGCATTCCCGTGGACATGGGACAGGCCAAACACTGGTATGAACAGGCTAGGCAGAAAGGCCAGGCCGAAGCGGCCAACGCTCTGGACTCCCTGCGCATCCATGTGCAGGCCGAAGCGGACAAGGGCAATGCCGAGGCCCGGAGTTTGCTGCAAAACTGGAATTAG
- a CDS encoding ABC transporter ATP-binding protein codes for MEDTGDLVFSLRGVSKRRPGHEGFHLRLAAFDAPRGSLLALAGPSGCGKSTALDLLACILRPDIPAADAEQDNIRFSFAPTPERREDVLAAWRRGGTDALAALRLRHLGYVLQTGGLLPFLSARENILLHCRSLGIVRQRGEAVDAIVERLGIRHLLGQYPGTLSVGERQRVAIARALAHGPGVVLADEPTAALDPWHARNALHLFTDLTRELGITMIMVTHAPDMAADVGFTLVRFAVESGPDGVVADVRHKAGRG; via the coding sequence ATGGAAGATACGGGCGATCTGGTCTTTTCCCTGCGCGGCGTAAGCAAACGCCGTCCCGGCCATGAGGGTTTTCATCTGCGCCTCGCGGCCTTTGACGCGCCGCGCGGCAGCCTGCTCGCCCTGGCCGGGCCCAGCGGCTGCGGCAAAAGCACGGCTCTGGATCTGCTGGCCTGCATACTCAGACCGGATATTCCGGCGGCGGACGCGGAACAAGACAACATCCGCTTTTCCTTCGCCCCCACGCCTGAACGGCGCGAGGATGTACTGGCCGCCTGGCGGCGCGGCGGCACGGATGCTCTGGCGGCCCTGCGCCTGCGGCATCTGGGCTATGTTTTGCAGACCGGCGGTCTGCTGCCCTTCTTGTCCGCCAGGGAGAACATCCTCCTGCACTGCCGCAGCCTGGGCATTGTCAGACAGCGCGGGGAAGCCGTGGACGCCATTGTGGAACGCCTGGGCATCCGCCATCTGCTCGGGCAATATCCGGGCACGCTTTCCGTGGGGGAACGCCAGCGGGTAGCTATCGCCCGTGCTCTGGCCCACGGCCCCGGCGTGGTGCTGGCCGACGAACCCACCGCCGCCCTGGACCCCTGGCACGCCCGCAATGCGCTGCATCTGTTCACGGATCTGACGCGGGAACTGGGCATTACCATGATCATGGTTACGCACGCCCCGGACATGGCGGCGGATGTTGGTTTCACCCTGGTCCGCTTTGCCGTGGAATCCGGTCCCGACGGCGTTGTGGCCGATGTGCGCCATAAGGCCGGGAGGGGGTAA